From the genome of Oncorhynchus gorbuscha isolate QuinsamMale2020 ecotype Even-year unplaced genomic scaffold, OgorEven_v1.0 Un_scaffold_1476, whole genome shotgun sequence, one region includes:
- the LOC124022900 gene encoding nucleolar protein 58-like, giving the protein MLVLFETAAGYAIFKVLDESKLQEVDSLWKEFETPEKANKVVKLKHFEKFQDTTEALAAATAMTEGKMGKSLKKVLKKVVAKEAHEQLAISGR; this is encoded by the exons ATGCTTGTTTTATTTGAAACCGCTGCTGGTTATGCAATATTTAAA GTCCTCGATGAGTCAAAGCTCCAAGAGGTGGACAGTTTATGGAAGGAGTTCGAAACTCCGGAGAAGGCCAACAAAGT AGTGAAGTTGAAGCACTTTGAGAAATTCCAGGACACAACAGAGGCCTTGGCAG CGGCCACGGCCATGACGGAAGGGAAGATGGGGAAGAGTCTGAAGAAGGTCCTAAAGAAAGTGGTGGCTAAAGAAGCTCATGAACAGCTGGCCATCAGCGGACGCTAA